In Stigmatopora nigra isolate UIUO_SnigA chromosome 11, RoL_Snig_1.1, whole genome shotgun sequence, the following proteins share a genomic window:
- the mmadhcb gene encoding metabolism of cobalamin associated Db translates to MATILYSRTRIATYLPGLNSLVHRIANTMDSSRIGSCGSGNPTVPKADSLNGPLTLQNYENMGAFEIKDQLYFMPTNIGFKSPLQFSEKKTVSDLQVTPSSPAISTPGMRCKNIFDDSVTIQSTNTAKQDSGNSCVECVIQSCPEKLRKDLQNLFPEAPSSQVTVITVTHKTKNDMTGWSSRVDEERAYLLDKFVEGAKKICLILQKEGFWADFIDPSSGLAFYGPYTNNTLFETDDRYRHLGFQIEDLGCCRVIRHPLWGTHAFVGIIFNNAPSDSLIMKNFQGF, encoded by the exons ATGGCAACG ATATTGTACAGTCGAACCCGGATTGCAACATATCTCCCTGGACTTAATTCTCTAGTGCATCGTATTGCCAACACCATGGACTCGTCACGTATTGGATCTTGTGGCTCTGGTAATCCCACTGTGCCAAAGGCTGATTCCTTAAATG GACCACTTACATTGCAGAATTATGAGAATATGGGAGCTTTTGAAATCAAAGACCAGCTGTACTTTATGCCAACTAACATAGGTTTCAAGAGTCCTCTGCAATTTTCTGAGAAAAAGACAGTGTCTGATCTGCAAGTAACTCCATCAAGCCCCGCAATATCCACGCCAGGAATGcgttgcaaaaatattttt GATGATTCAGTCACGATTCAAAGTACAAACACAGCAAAACAGGATTCTGGCAACTCATGTGTGGAGTGTGTCATACAATCATGCCCTGAAAAGCTAAGGAAAG ATCTACAAAACCTGTTTCCTGAGGCTCCTAGCTCTCAGGTGACAGTAATCACAGTGACTCATAAGACTAAGAATGATATGACAGGATGGAGTTCTCGCGTGGATGAAGAGAGAGCTTACTTGCTTGACAAG TTTGTTGAAGGAGCAAAAAAAATTTGCTTGATCCTGCAAAAAGAAGGATTCTGGGCAGACTTCATAGATCCATCCTCAGGCCTTGCG TTTTATGGACCTTACACAAACAACACCTTGTTTGAAACAGACGACAGGTACCGTCATCTGGGATTTCAGATTGAAGACCTGGGTTGCTGTAGGGTTATTAGACATCCTTTGTGGGGGACACATGCTTTTGTGGGAATAATATTTAACAATGCACCATCCGACAGCCTTATCATGAAGAATTTTCAAGGTTTTTAA
- the rrp1 gene encoding ribosomal RNA processing protein 1 homolog B: MAEPLAPEILLAQKLASNEKSIRTKALKKLRKYINLRSQKATGGFTSEELLKLWKGLFYCLWMQDKPLLQEELSNTISKLINSFHNIDGQMLYFESSLKTFKREWSGIDRLRMDKFFQLVRFMFRHSFELLKSKNWESSVVARFLDVFATEILISGNNAPTGLQLHILDLYLTELGVVGSKELTADQNLQFIEPFFKTAVKTKDMSLLRAVCNIFNTIIEHAPFAIEDLIKELKTTVSSDSGQFSEGEGEERLVEQINGSKLTKRQRKRKARKLQVSEGRIQALQFDYKAVADKLFEMSSKSHVPNENRRRIYKIVKILLDLSEGFFPPNEDAEVVSTDEEDDDDIYGKRKRKKSGSHKEQATNNKNKKTKLKNVGDSIKDDVKPIETTGKNNKMPKRKKTKAKPVESSGVDSKANVSNVVDTKVTNQSKNKLNGLPMKATKQSSVSASEPVSQIISCKSNNNKSKKNKKRHEVNLEDVSNGKTCPGSEMNTSAVTAGGCESTSKSSVTFPSEVDKKGPQSTCEVTLNELTSPALTVTKTNKKGGKAKKAKKIAACPQQTSLAFSPVLADNSAEVCTDLRPENLTDTTALTMCKTGKKHGKMGTLASPGATDESEPTLDHCINTPMKKKNKQSSVQEQDVCSMENEAKISEEATSLEKPQLKRKRKIPVTFEFEADELESSPLTKDTTDTTSGVKRIKKKIDSSTPKAKPKLKKALSCSLVKFQRKAKVPTPLFVRAGLRSCKTMILGNEIGQSSPSDSKKVTFHLNNNKTAEFRKNDRSLLVSPDGSSKVPFDPKQKPKSGVLKSSPIPLTTNINNSPTATRKVLLTPKSTPRKRPTAADFF; encoded by the exons ATGGCTGAGCCTCTAGCTCCAGAAATTCTGTTGGCACAAAAGTTAGCGTCAAACGAAAAGTCAATCCGCACAAAAGCATTGAAGAAGTTGAGAAAATATATCAATCTTAGATCGCAGAAAGCGACAG GTGGCTTTACCAGTGAAGAGCTGCTCAAGCTATGGAAAGGTCTTTTCTACTGCTTGTGGATGCAGGACAAACCACTTTTACAG GAGGAGCTCTCAAACACAATCTCCAAACTGATTAACAGCTTTCACAATATCGACGGAC aaatgttatattttgaGAGCTCCCTCAAGACCTTCAAAAGAGAGTGGAGTGGTATCGACAGATTGCGAATGGACAAGTTTTTCCAG CTGGTTCGCTTTATGTTTCGTCATAGCTTTGAGCTGCTGAAGAGTAAAAATTGGGAGAGCAG tgtggTTGCAAGATTTCTAGATGTGTTTGCTACAGAAATTCTGATCTCTGGCAATAATGCACCCACTGGTCTGCAACTGCATATTTTGGACCTTTACTTGACTGAACTGGGAGTTGTGGGTTCAAAAGAG CTTACTGCTGACCAGAACCTGCAATTTATTGAGCCATTCTTCAAAACAGCAGTCAAAACCAAAGA TATGAGTCTTTTACGGGCGGTCTGCAACATCTTCAACACAATTATTGAGCACGCTCCCTTCGCCATTGAAGATCTGATAAAAGAGTTGAAGACAACCGTGTCTTCTGATTCCGGCCAGTTCTCTGAAGGGGAAGGAGAGGAGAGGCTAGTTGAGCAGATTAATG gtagtAAACTTACCAAACGACAACGTAAACGTAAGGCGAGGAAATTACAAGTTTCTGAAGGTAGAATACAAGCTTTACAG TTTGACTATAAAGCAGTGGCAGACAAGTTGTTTGAGATGTCAAGTAAAAGTCACGTACCCAATGAGAATAGACGGAGGATCTACAAAATCGTTAAAAT ACTTCTGGATCTCAGTGAAG GGTTTTTCCCTCCGAATGAGGATGCAGAGGTAGTCTCTACagatgaggaggatgatgatgatatatatggcaagagaaagaggaagaagagtggAAGTCATAAAGAGCAAGCAACTAACAATA aaaacaaaaaaacgaaacTCAAGAACGTTGGTGACTCTATTAAAGATGACGTGAAGCCAATAGAAACGACtggcaaaaataacaaaatgccaaaaaggaaaaaaactaaagcaaAACCTGTGGAAAGTTCAGGTGTGGACTCAAAAGCCAATGTTTCCAATGTGGTTGACACGAAAGTTACaaatcaaagcaaaaacaaGCTGAATGGGTTGCCAATGAAGGCAACGAAACAGAGCTCTGTTTCAGCCTCCGAACCAGTGAGCCAGATCATTTCTTGCAAATCCAACAACAATAAatcaaaaaagaataaaaaaaggcatgaaGTTAACCTCGAAGATGTCAGCAATGGTAAGACATGCCCTGGTTCGGAAATGAACACAAGTGCTGTAACAGCTGGTGGGTGCGAGAGCACCTCAAAATCCAGTGTAACGTTTCCGTCAGAAGTTGACAAAAAGGGTCCTCAATCTACCTGTGAGGTCACATTGAATGAACTGACAAGTCCGGCCTTAACTGTcaccaaaacaaataagaagGGTGGAAAGGCTAAGAAAGCCAAAAAGATAGCTGCTTGCCCACAGCAAACTTCATTGGCGTTTTCGCCAGTACTTGCTGACAATTCTGCTGAAGTTTGCACAGACCTCAGACCTGAAAATCTCACTGATACTACAGCATTGACTATgtgtaaaacaggaaaaaaacatggaaaaatgggAACCCTCGCTAGTCCAGGTGCTACTGATGAAAGTGAACCTACACTTGACCATTGCATTAATACGccaatgaagaagaagaataaacaAAGTTCAGTACAAGAGCAAGATGTTTGCAGCATGGAAAATGAGGCAAAGATTAGTGAAGAAGCAACCTCCTTGGAGAAGCCACAGCTGAAGAGGAAAAGAAAGATACCTGTGACATTTGAGTTTGAGGCTGATGAGCTTGAGTCTTCCCCACTGACTAAGGACACTACAGACACAACGTCTGGTGTTAAAAGGATAAAA aaAAAGATTGATTCATCGACACCAAAAGCCAAGCCAAAGTTGAAGAAGGCATTGTCATGCAGCTTGGTAAAATTTCAGAGAAAAGCCAAAGTTCCAACACCACTCTTTGTTCGAGCAGGTTTAAGAAGTTGCAAAACCATGATCTTGGGCAATGAG ataGGTCAATCTTCCCCATCAGACAGCAAGAAGGTGACCTTCcatctaaataataataaaacagctg